The nucleotide sequence TCCACCTCGCCCAGGATCATTCCTTGGTTAACGAGCTTGGTAAATGGTTCCGGCGTACTCACGAGCTTCAAGTCGTACAGCACCTTGTGCCAGAAGCGCGAGTACAACAGGTGCAACACGGCATGCTCGGCACCGCCGACGTACAAGTCGACCGGCATCCACGCTTTTTCGAGCGCCGGGTCAACGAGCGCCTGGCTATTTTTGGGATCGATGAAGCGCAAGTAGTACCAGCACGAGCCGGCCCATTGCGGCATGGTGTTCGTTTCGCGCTTGTACTTCACACCGTCGATGACCGGGTATAGCCAATCCTCCGGCGCCTCTTCCAGCGGCGGCTCCGGTCGACCATGCGGCTTGAAATGCTTCATCTCGGGCAGGTCGAGCGGCAGGTCTTTCTCGGCAAGAGCACGAATCTGCCCGTTCGGCTGTCCGTCGGGCCCTAGCTCGTGCAAGATCGGAAACGGTTCGCCCCAGAAATGCTGCCGACTGAAGAGCCAATCGCGCAGTTTGTAGTTCACTGCCGCGCGGCCGACACCCTGGGCGGCCAAATCGGCCGTGATCTTTTGCTTGAACTCCGCCGTCGGCAGGCCGTCGTAGGAGCCGGAGTTGATCGCGGTGCCTTCTTCGGTGAACGGTGCATCGCCGGCCAGCACCGCTGCGCGATCGACCTCCTTGGCCTTGCCTGGATCGACGACGGCGACGACCGGAATGTCGAACTGCCTGGCAAATTCGAAATCGCGCGTGTCGTGTCCCGGCACCGCCATGATGGCGCCAGTGCCGTAGCCCATCAGGACATAGTCGGCCACCCAAATCGGCACCGGCTTGTCGTTCACAGGATTGATGGCGAATGACCCGGTGAAAACGCCGGTCTTCGTCTTGGCCAGATCGGTGCGATCGAGATCGCTCTTCCGCGCGGCCTGCTCTCGATAGGCTTGTACCGCCTCGCGCTGCGCCGTGGAGGTTAATCGCTCGACCTGCGGGTGCTCGGGCGCAATTACCATGTAAGTGGCGCCGAAGAGCGTATCGGGTCGCGTCGTGTAGATGCGCAGCACTTCGTCACCGGGCTTGCGCGGGAAGCCCGACGTCTTGCGCTCTGATTGCCAGGCCGTGAAAGCGGCCGGGGCCGCGGCAGTTGCCGTCGTGGCGTCGGCGATCCAGAAATCGACTTCGGCGCCCGCGCTACGGCCGATCCAGTTGCGCTGCAGGGCCTTGATTCCTTCGGGCCAGTCGACTTGCTCCAGATCTTTTTCCAATCGCTCGGCGTAGGCGGTAATGCGCAGCATCCATTGCCGCAAGGGAATGCGGACCACCGGATGGCCGCCGCGCTCGCTCACTCCGTCTTTGACCTCTTCGTTCGACAAGACTGTGCCCAGGTTCGGACACCAGTTCACCGGCGCTTCGAGCTGGTATGCCAAACGGTGTTCGTCGCGGTAGCGCCGCACGGCGATTTCGCCACCGGCTTCGACGTCCGATGGAATCGGCAGGTCGTCGATCGGCCGAGCCCGTTGCTGGTCGGCGTCGAACCAGCAGTTGAAGAGCTTCAAGAAAATCCACTGCGTCCAGCGGAAATAATCGGTGTCGGTCGTGCTGAGCTCGCGATCCCAGTCGTAGCTGAAGCCCAGCATTTGCAACTGGCGACGGAAGGTTCCTATGTTCTTTTCGGTCGTCGTACGTGGCGGCGTGCCGGTGCGAATGGCATGCTGCTCGGCGGGCAAGCCAAAGGCGTCCCAGCCCATGGGGTGCAACACGCTGCGTCCGCGCATGCGGTGGTAGCGGCAAACGATATCGGTAGCGGTGTACCCTTCGGGGTGGCCGACGTGCAGGCCGTCGCCGCTGGGGTAGGGGAACATGTCGAGCACGTAGATCTTCGGCCCGGCCGGCATGCGGGGCGCGGCGAAGGTTCGGTTAGCTTGCCAGTATTGCTGCCATTTCGGTTCGAGCGTGGCAGGGTTATATCGGGGCATGGCGAGTATCTTTGTGCCGCACTGGCGGCGGAAAAAAGTGCCGGGAAGTGGCTGCCGCGGCGGGCGTCCGTGGCCATCGGAGGGCTGATTCTAATTGTTGGCTTGCGCGGCGGCAAACCCCGTCACCGTCGCGATTTGCCGCTGACGGCAGGCGGCCGAGCTGCCGCGGCACCGTCCGAGCATCGCGC is from Pirellulales bacterium and encodes:
- a CDS encoding class I tRNA ligase family protein: MPRYNPATLEPKWQQYWQANRTFAAPRMPAGPKIYVLDMFPYPSGDGLHVGHPEGYTATDIVCRYHRMRGRSVLHPMGWDAFGLPAEQHAIRTGTPPRTTTEKNIGTFRRQLQMLGFSYDWDRELSTTDTDYFRWTQWIFLKLFNCWFDADQQRARPIDDLPIPSDVEAGGEIAVRRYRDEHRLAYQLEAPVNWCPNLGTVLSNEEVKDGVSERGGHPVVRIPLRQWMLRITAYAERLEKDLEQVDWPEGIKALQRNWIGRSAGAEVDFWIADATTATAAAPAAFTAWQSERKTSGFPRKPGDEVLRIYTTRPDTLFGATYMVIAPEHPQVERLTSTAQREAVQAYREQAARKSDLDRTDLAKTKTGVFTGSFAINPVNDKPVPIWVADYVLMGYGTGAIMAVPGHDTRDFEFARQFDIPVVAVVDPGKAKEVDRAAVLAGDAPFTEEGTAINSGSYDGLPTAEFKQKITADLAAQGVGRAAVNYKLRDWLFSRQHFWGEPFPILHELGPDGQPNGQIRALAEKDLPLDLPEMKHFKPHGRPEPPLEEAPEDWLYPVIDGVKYKRETNTMPQWAGSCWYYLRFIDPKNSQALVDPALEKAWMPVDLYVGGAEHAVLHLLYSRFWHKVLYDLKLVSTPEPFTKLVNQGMILGEV